The following is a genomic window from Candidatus Hydrogenedentota bacterium.
AGTGGCTGACAGACGGCGCACTGGAAATCGTCGTCAACCATGTCCTGCCGTTGGAGCGCGCCGCAGAGGCCCAACAACTGATCGCCGAACGGAAAACGACCGGGAAGGTCGTGCTGAGAGTGGAGGATTAGGCAATAGTACCTGTCGGACTTGTCAGACTTTGTCCAACTGTTTCAACCTCTGACGCAAGATGGGATTCTTTTGCGTTTTATTCGCCAAGGATACACAGCCATGACCGGGGTTCCGGTCATCGGGCCACGCATCCTGACGGATATGATGTGTGTGATGTTGCCCGTCTCAGTTTATGGGCTATTCCAGGTATACTCGAAGCAGATTTTCCGACTTCAGGACGGAATCGCCCACCATTTTTCTCTCACTCGAAATTCTCTATCCGTAAGTCCTCGGCGGTATGCGGTGTCTTGCTTCTCTTGGAATTGGACAACCGGGAAACTGGTATAAGAGACAAGGTCCAACCCAAGAGGAGCCAGAAGGATGGGCGACGAGAAGCGAACACGGAGGCAGTTTACGTCTGAAGACAAGGCCGAAGCGGTGAAGCGGCACGTGGTGGGCGGCGAGGCGGTGTCGTCGGTCTGCGAGGACCTGGGGATCGCGCCGAATCTGTTCTACCGTTGGCAAAAGGATCTGTTCGACCACGCGGCGGCGGCGTTCGAGGTAAAGGGCCGGAGCTTGGGCATGGACAGCAGGACGCGCAAGCTTGAGGCGTCCCGTTGCATTCCGTTGACCTCCATGGCCGGAAAATCCCATCCTCCAGCCGTGTTGCGCGAACAGTTGCCGGCGCGCTTTCCGGTGGCAACGTGCGAAGTCCTGGTGTGTTTGCCAGACGCCGCCGGCAAGCCGGGCCTGAGAACCTTATTTATCCTGGCGGGAAAAGGTGCTACGATGTGCCGGTTCGACAAGCGACCCTACGTCGGGGGCCGGCGCTTGCACCGGCGAATGGGTCGCGCGCCGGAAATGGGTTCTTGAAGCGCAGGGAGCCGTAGATGAATAACAGCCGCCGTACGTTTCTCAAGCAGATGTCTTTGCTGTCCTCCGCGCCGTTGATCCTGCCGTCCGCGATATGGGCTGCGGAGACGAAACCCAATGACCGCATCGTGATGGGCTTTATCGGCATGGGCAAGCAGGGCCGGTATCTGCTGGATGCATTCCTGCACCACAAACGGACCCGTGTCGTCGCGGTCTGCGACGTGGACACGACGCGCCGCACAGCCGCGCAGGAGCAGGTGAATGCGTACTACGCCGCGAACCCCAAGCGCGGCGCCGCCGATTGCAGCGCATACAACGATTTCCGGGAAATTACCGCACGGGCCGGCATCGACGCGGTGTGCATCGCCACGCCGGACCACTGGCATGCTATTCCGGCCATCGCGGCGCTGCAGTCCGGCAAAGACGTCTATTGCGAGAAGCCGCTGACACACAATATTCACGAAGCGGTTGCCATCATGAACGCAGCGAAGGCGAACCAGCGCATTCTGCAGACCGGCTCCATGCAGCGTTCGATGACGGAATTCCGCGTGGCCTGCGAACTCGTGCGCAACGGCGCCATCGGCAAGGTCAGCCATGTCGAGTGCAGCTTTGGCCCGCCCGGCGTACCTTGCGACCTGCCGGAAGAGGAAATGGAACCCGGGCTCGACTGGGACTTCTGGGTCGGCCCTGCGCCGATGCGCCCGTACAACTCCGTGTTGAGCCCGCGCGGCGTGCACGACCATTTTCCCGACTGGCGCAAGTACCAGGAATTTGGCGGCGGCGCGGTGTGCGACTGGGGCGCGCACCATGTTGACATTGCGCAATGGGGGTTGGGCATGGACGATAGCGGGCCGCTCGAAGCGCGACCGCCGGACGACGCGGCCGCGGCCAGCGGCGCGGTTTTGGTCTACGACCAGGGTATTCGTGTCATCCATACGAATGGATTTGGCGCGCATTTCCACGGGGAAAACGGCGAGGTGAAGGTCAATCGCGGTCAGTTCGAGTTCTGGCGCGACGGCGCCAGGGTCGCCGGCTTCGTGAACCGCGAGGAAGGCGGGTCGCTTACCGCCGCGCTCAACTTTGTCGAAAAGGAGTACCTCAGTAACGCGCCCGTCAAGCTGTACGTCAGCCAAGACCACCTCCGCAACTTCCTGGACTGCGCCGAGTCGCGCAACCGCCCGATCACCGACGAAGTGGTCGGTGGCCGCAGCGCTATCTGTTGTCATCTTCTGAATCAGGCCTATTACCACCATGCGGTGATCAAGTGGGAGCCGAAGGAAATGCGTTTCGCCGAGGGCGGCGGCGCTCCCGAATGGCTTACACGCGACTACCGCGCGCCGTGGAGCGTCTGACCGGCTGGGGCGGGGCGGACCGTTTGCGCCGTTGGGATTGCTGTGTGCAAACCATTGTCCCTCAGCGGGTTGGACATGCTGGGGGTTGCGCTGGCGCTCGAAATAGTGTACAAAGGAGGGTGCGGCGTTCGTAATGTTCAGGAGCCGCTAAAGTTCCACCGGTTTCCGCCGATATAAGCAGATGAGCCGGGTGATCGGGACGTGCCCATCGCCGGGCGGGGCTGTGTGGCCCCAAAGGAGTCTTTTGCATGGTGACGATTCAGGGCATAGGTGGTCTGCCGGAGCCGAAACCGGACCGGGCGGAGAAAGTCCGCGCGGAACGGGAGGAAGAGGCCCGGCGCGCCGCGGCAGCGGAATCCGCGGACAAGTCCCCGGACGATGTCGCCGTTATCAGCAGCGAAGCGCGAGCCGCTGCCGAGGTCGCCAAGATCGTGCGCCTGAGCAAGGCGGAATCCGGCGTGCGCGCCGACCGCGTGGCCGAGGCGAAAGCGAGTATTGAGCGCGCCGACTACAAGAAGCCCGAAGAAGTCAGTAAGGTCGCGGAGCGGCTGCTCAAGTACCTTACCTGACCGTTCTTGATGCCCCGCCGGGAGGAAGCGATTCCTTCCGGCTTCTTTTTTGCCCCTTGTTCCCGGAACCGCCCACCCCGGCCTTCCAGTTCATGTGACGCGGCACGCCCCGAGCGGCTACACTGATTCCTGCAACGTCAGGAAGCAAAAGGCCGTGTCATGCCAACCCTCTCCGTCATCCTGATCGTCAAGAACGAGGCCCCGCGAATAGCGGCGTGCCTGTCGAGCGTGCGTGCCATTGCGGACGAGATCGTGGTCGGTGATACAGGCTCAACGGACAGCACCGCCGCGCTGGCCAAGGCAGCGGGCGCGCGGGTCTTATCCATCGTGTGGCGAGACGACTTCGCGGCGGCGCGCAACGAGACCATCCGCGCCGCATCAGGGGACTGGCTGTTGCATATCGATGCGGATGAGATGCTCGATCCGGACGGCGCGCGGCGCATTCGCGGCCTCGTGGACCGGGACGGCTGCGGTGCGGACGCGGTGGAGCTGGTGCTGGCGAACTATTGCGATGACCCGAGGGCGTGGCGATGGACGCCCGTTGAGCCGGACGCCGAATACGCACGAGGCTTCTCCGGCTATATCCGCGCGGAACTGTTGCGCCTGTTCCGCAACCGCATGGGATTCGAATACCGCGAACCGGTGCACGAGAACATCACCGAGAGCGTCATCGAGCGCGGAGGCCGCATTCTCCGGGAGAATATCCTCATCCATCACTACGGCTACGACCCCGCATGCGCGCGGCAGGGCGGCAAAGGCGCGTTCTACCTTGCCATTGCGCGCCGCAAGATGGCCGGCCAACCGGAAAACCCGAAGGCGCTGCACGATTTCGCGGAACAGGCGCTGGCCTGCGGCCTGACAGCCGAAGCCGAAGCCGCCTGCCGCAATGCGCTGGCTCTCGACCCGCGGCACACCGCGTCGGCGCTCACGCTGGCGAACATCCTGTTAAACCGCGGTGACCTCGAAGCAGCGCGGCCCCTGCTGGAAGCAGTCGAGCAGCAGGGCAATGCCCCTCCGCATGCTATAACGGCGCTGGCCGCGATCGATTGCCGGGAAGGGCGGCTGGACGACGCCCGGCGCAGGCTCGAAGCCGTGCTGGAGGCGGACCCGAAACCGGTTCTGGCGCATGTGGGGCTTGCGCGAGTGCTGGACCGGCTCGGGCAACCCGCCCGGGCGCTCCATGAACTGGAACTGGCCCGGGACCTTGCCCCGAAACTCGCTGAGTTCCAGCACCTGGTGCGCGCGCATATCTTGCGCACCGAAGCCGAAGGCTTGTTTCAAAAGGGACTCCCGGAGGACGCGCTCCCCACGCTGGTCGAAGCGTTGCATCTCGACCCGGAAGACCCTTTCACGCACAACGGCCTCGGCGTCGTGCTCCACGCATTAGGGCAGTGTGCGAGAGCGCGCGAGAGCCTCGAACGCGCGCTCAGACTTGCGCCCGGCCTTGCCGCCGCACGGCATAACCTCGCCGCGCTCGAAAACGGCGTCCGCGGGCCGTCTGGCGGGTGATCGAACCCCGGCGTTCCGGCGCATGCCGCAGCGTCCGGCGGTGCGACGCTCTGTAGCTGAGGCGGGTCAGTGAATGGACAGCTTTCCCGCCGGGATTGTTGCCTTGTGCGGACGCAAGAGAGGTTTTTCTCAGGAGAAACTGACTTTCGGGGCTTCGCGTTCGGCCGGGGCTTCGATCTCGAAGAATTCCGCTTGTTTGAAGCTGAATATGCCTGCGACGACGTTGCTGGGGAACATCTCGACCTTGTTGTTGAGTTGCATGGCCTGGTCGTTGTAAGCCTGGCGCGCGAAACTGATCTTGTTTTCGGTCGAGGTGAGCTCTTCCTGCAGCGCGAGGAAATTCTGGTTTGCCTTCAGGTCGGGATACTGCTCGACCACGACAAAGAAGCTGCTCAACGCCTGACTCAGGCCGGATTCCGCCTTTGCCTGCTCGCCGACACCGTGCCCCGATGCGCCCGCCGCGAGATTGCGCGCGCGCGTGACATTCTCGAGCGTTTGCCGCTCGTGCTGCATGTAGCCCTTGGCCGTCTCGACGAGATTCGGGATCAGGTCGTGCCGGCGCTTGAGCTGCACGTCAATCTGCGACCACGCATTGCGCACTTCATTGCGCAGACGGACCAGCACGTTGTACACGCCAATCATCCACAGGACAAACAACGCCGCCAGTCCGGCAAGCACGAGCAATACGATGATACCTGCGCTCATTATTCGATCCTCCGCCTCGCGTTCTTCTCGTTTGTGATCTACACCGGGGCAAGCGCCCTTATTCGCTGCGCTGAGGCGCGTTGGCCCGTTCCGGGAACATTTCCCGGAGCCAGCGCGCCACTTCCTCGCCGCCGGGCGCCGGGCTGCCGTATCGCAGGACCGTGGCCAGTTCGCCCGCGTCAAACCACAGCCCGTCGCCGCGCGGGCATCGGTCATACAGCACTGGCGCGGCGCCGCCCGTCGTGTGCTTGGCCATCTTCTTCCCGCAAATGGGGCAACGCCGCGCCTGTTCGCGCGGCGCCTGCGCGCTGTTGCCCGCCGTCATGAAACCCTGCGTCACGGCGCGGTCGCCGAACAGCAATTCGAGTTCGCCCGCGTCGAGCCAGACACCCTGGCAGCCGGCGCAATAGTCCACCTCGACGTCCTCATACTCGAGGACGATAAGCGGTTCTTTGCAGACGGGACATTCCATGGGGCCATTGTAGGAGCCCGGCGATGGCGAGTCAATCTGGTAGGCACCCAGACGCGAGTTGCCCCTTTTCAGCCAAACAGGGCGTAAGCGGCACACGATTCAATCTGCGGGACATGTCCGCAGTATTGCTGATATTCCATCCGACACTCAAGAACGCCGCGCGTTTTTTCATTCCGCATGCT
Proteins encoded in this region:
- a CDS encoding zinc-binding dehydrogenase, translated to WLTDGALEIVVNHVLPLERAAEAQQLIAERKTTGKVVLRVED
- a CDS encoding transposase; translation: MGDEKRTRRQFTSEDKAEAVKRHVVGGEAVSSVCEDLGIAPNLFYRWQKDLFDHAAAAFEVKGRSLGMDSRTRKLEASRCIPLTSMAGKSHPPAVLREQLPARFPVATCEVLVCLPDAAGKPGLRTLFILAGKGATMCRFDKRPYVGGRRLHRRMGRAPEMGS
- a CDS encoding Gfo/Idh/MocA family oxidoreductase, producing MNNSRRTFLKQMSLLSSAPLILPSAIWAAETKPNDRIVMGFIGMGKQGRYLLDAFLHHKRTRVVAVCDVDTTRRTAAQEQVNAYYAANPKRGAADCSAYNDFREITARAGIDAVCIATPDHWHAIPAIAALQSGKDVYCEKPLTHNIHEAVAIMNAAKANQRILQTGSMQRSMTEFRVACELVRNGAIGKVSHVECSFGPPGVPCDLPEEEMEPGLDWDFWVGPAPMRPYNSVLSPRGVHDHFPDWRKYQEFGGGAVCDWGAHHVDIAQWGLGMDDSGPLEARPPDDAAAASGAVLVYDQGIRVIHTNGFGAHFHGENGEVKVNRGQFEFWRDGARVAGFVNREEGGSLTAALNFVEKEYLSNAPVKLYVSQDHLRNFLDCAESRNRPITDEVVGGRSAICCHLLNQAYYHHAVIKWEPKEMRFAEGGGAPEWLTRDYRAPWSV
- a CDS encoding flagellar biosynthesis anti-sigma factor FlgM; translation: MVTIQGIGGLPEPKPDRAEKVRAEREEEARRAAAAESADKSPDDVAVISSEARAAAEVAKIVRLSKAESGVRADRVAEAKASIERADYKKPEEVSKVAERLLKYLT
- a CDS encoding glycosyltransferase; amino-acid sequence: MPTLSVILIVKNEAPRIAACLSSVRAIADEIVVGDTGSTDSTAALAKAAGARVLSIVWRDDFAAARNETIRAASGDWLLHIDADEMLDPDGARRIRGLVDRDGCGADAVELVLANYCDDPRAWRWTPVEPDAEYARGFSGYIRAELLRLFRNRMGFEYREPVHENITESVIERGGRILRENILIHHYGYDPACARQGGKGAFYLAIARRKMAGQPENPKALHDFAEQALACGLTAEAEAACRNALALDPRHTASALTLANILLNRGDLEAARPLLEAVEQQGNAPPHAITALAAIDCREGRLDDARRRLEAVLEADPKPVLAHVGLARVLDRLGQPARALHELELARDLAPKLAEFQHLVRAHILRTEAEGLFQKGLPEDALPTLVEALHLDPEDPFTHNGLGVVLHALGQCARARESLERALRLAPGLAAARHNLAALENGVRGPSGG
- a CDS encoding LemA family protein, which encodes MSAGIIVLLVLAGLAALFVLWMIGVYNVLVRLRNEVRNAWSQIDVQLKRRHDLIPNLVETAKGYMQHERQTLENVTRARNLAAGASGHGVGEQAKAESGLSQALSSFFVVVEQYPDLKANQNFLALQEELTSTENKISFARQAYNDQAMQLNNKVEMFPSNVVAGIFSFKQAEFFEIEAPAEREAPKVSFS
- a CDS encoding zf-TFIIB domain-containing protein, which produces MECPVCKEPLIVLEYEDVEVDYCAGCQGVWLDAGELELLFGDRAVTQGFMTAGNSAQAPREQARRCPICGKKMAKHTTGGAAPVLYDRCPRGDGLWFDAGELATVLRYGSPAPGGEEVARWLREMFPERANAPQRSE